The following coding sequences lie in one Alosa alosa isolate M-15738 ecotype Scorff River chromosome 21, AALO_Geno_1.1, whole genome shotgun sequence genomic window:
- the mcf2a gene encoding proto-oncogene DBL isoform X4, giving the protein MESYYSLLQAGSELENTLQQVSVPLSMKEVGGYIEKQVAYLSGGRGEDSSVIITLPECSDFSDIPEEALAKVLTYLTLIPRARQPGVKFIIILDRRLDTWGSIKTALGRIAASFPGNLHLVLVLRPTSFFQRTVTDLGFRFSQEDFMLKMPAIESFAVMVKDIAQMLQAFGTELAETELPEEGNAIEFLLLSHTEKYRRLKDAIRSVMREGRLLLSSLEASGRDEGSLVHWDIPQDWETVQRLLAQLRDMELAFDGFFDKHHLKLQQYLQLLRYESSFHEMESSLEKLSALERDVGSAGETLAQTAQAIRDLDSLQTKAQEEMGKAQLLILHGHQLAANHHYAMALILQRCNELRHRCDTLDTVLRTKRDALTHIQTLLHRLEEAQRWCDDGAYLLANQQVDRFQSKEGAQAALRDIEKFQEGAPALLSTGSDVLFMEYEAVLTSALQAHIGKTFEKQAAVQGMIDSRLACLRKLADKHVRPIQLVAPRPEHQPRSKSPIFSPKHDLKFTFDLSLPGKRGSRKSPNSRKIEVMHDYQENRNYLSYSVDGEDSPDVLKRHVMREIIETERVYVEELLSVLLGYRAEMDNPSMSTLLPPSLRNKRDILFGNMPEIYNFHSRVFLQDLESCLETPEAVGACFLERKENFQVYERYCQNKPRSESLWRQYSDCAFFQECQRKLEHKLGLDSYLLKPVQRLTKYQLLLKELLKYSAGSERTSELQGALSAMLDLLKSVNDSMHQIAITGYEGDLSALGRLLMQGSFSVWISHKKGPTRMKELARFKPMQRHLFLHERALLFCKRREEHGEGADKTPSYSFKHCLKMSAVGITENVKGDVKKFEIWYSGREEVYLVQAPTVEVKLAWLNEIRRILTNQQKILRDELSLTHPTPEHIQLSPPLSESKQQRTSVSSEDTESGRSSPDPLSLSPQHRRNRRSWPGAHHSVDICEGLDDWNGGHSPFPLSDTEEEDIVHLTPGRYRSRADCPRDGPQDLLIRCGDIVQLQREESEGVWSVAANHTAPISRISTYSKAMSPRMVKNLSRRQEGHLQASTLQHILADSSRGHSTRLGEPGNLKARKLSSP; this is encoded by the exons AGGTTTCTGTCCCTTTGAGCATGAAAGAAGTGGGTGGCTACATTGAGAAGCAAGTGGCTTATTTATCAG GGGGTCGCGGCGAAGACTCCAGTGTCATCATCACACTCCCAGAATGCTCTGATTTCAGTGATATTCCCGAAGAGGCTCTGGCTAAAGTCCTCACATACCTCACCCTAAttccaag AGCACGGCAACCTGGGGTTAAATTTATCATCATATTAGATAGAAGATTGGATACATGGGGCTCGATCAAAACAGCACTTGGACGGATTGCG GCCTCCTTCCCTGGGAACCTGCACCTCGTTCTGGTCCTGCGACCCACCAGCTTCTTCCAGCGGACAGTGACGGACCTTGGCTTCCGCTTCAGCCAGGAGGACTTCATGCTCAAAATGCCC gccataGAGAGCTTTGCTGTGATGGTGAAGGACATTGCTCAGATGCTGCAGGCGTTTGGCACAGAGCTGGCGGAGACAGAGCTGCCAGAGGAAGGCAACGCCATCGAGTTCCTGCTGCTGTCGCACACCGAGAAATACCGAAGACTCAAG GACGCCATCAGGTCAGTGATGCGGGAGGGCAGACTCCTGCTGTCCAGCCTGGAGGCCTCTGGGAGAGATGAGGGCTCCCTGGTGCACTGGGACATCCCTCAGGACTGGGAGACAGTGCAGAG GCTGCTTGCCCAACTCAGAGACATGGAACTGGCCTTTGATGGCTTCTTCGACAAACATCACCTGAAGTTGCAGCAGTACCTGCAGCTGCTGAGATACGAGAGCAGCTTCCACGAG ATGGAAAGCTCACTGGAGAAGCTCTCTGCTCTTGAGAGAGACGTGGGCAGTGCAGGAGAAACCCTGGCCCAGACGGCGCAGGCCATCCGAGACCTGGACAGTCTACAAACCAAAGCACAG GAGGAGATGGGCAAAGCTCAGCTGCTCATTCTGCACGGGCACCAGCTGGCTGCCAACCACCACTATGCCATGGCCCTGATCCTGCAGCGCTGCAACGAGCTGCGCCACCGCTGCGACACGCTGGACACCGTGCTCAGGACCAAGAGGgacgcgctcacacacatacagaccctACTGCACAGACTAGAGGAG gcccagCGCTGGTGTGATGACGGAGCATATCTGCTGGCCAATCAGCAGGTGGATAGGTTCCAGTCTAAGGAGGGGGCTCAAGCTGCACTGCGAGACATTGAGAAGTTCCAGGAGGGGGCGCCAGCGCTCCTCTCCACAGGCTCAGATGTCCTCTTCATGGAATATGAGGCTGTGCTAACCTCAGCACTCCAG GCTCACATCGGGAAGACCTTTGAGAAGCAGGCGGCCGTGCAGgggatgattgacagccggCTGGCCTGCCTGAGGAAGCTGGCCGACAAGCACGTGCGGCCCATCCAGCTGGTAGCCCCCCGGCCAGAGCACCAACCCCGCTCCAAATCGCCCATCTTCTCCCCCAAACATG ACTTGAAGTTCACCTTTGACCTCTCTCTGCCTGGGAAGAGGGGATCCAGGAAGAGCCCCAACTCACGGAAG ATCGAGGTGATGCATGATTACCAGGAGAACCGCAATTATCTGTCCTACAGTGTTGATGGGGAGGACAGCCCAGACGTTTTGAAGAG ACACGTGATGCGGGAGATTATTGAAACTGAGCGGGTCTATGTGGAGGAGCTACTGTCTGTACTGCTG GGCTACAGAGCAGAGATGGACAACCCCTCCATGTCCACCCTTCTGCCCCCCAGCCTACGCAACAAGAGGGACATTCTGTTTGGAAACATGCCAGAAATCTACAACTTCCACAGCAG GGTCTTCCTGCAGGACCTGGAGAGCTGTCTGGAGACTCCGGAGGCAGTGGGAGCCTGCTTCCTGGAGCGG AAAGAGAACTTCCAGGTATATGAGCGCTACTGTCAGAACAAGCCTCGGTCAGAGTCCCTATGGAGACAGTATTCTGACTGTGCCTTCTTTCAG GAGTGTCAGAGAAAACTGGAGCACAAACTGGGCCTGGACTCCTACCTGTTGAAACCGGTCCAGCGCCTTACCAAGTACCAGCTCCTACTCAAG GAACTGCTGAAGTATAGTGCTGGTTCAGAGCGGACATCTGAACTGCAGGGGGCGCTGTCTGCCATGCTGGACCTCTTAAAGTCTGTCAATGACTCCATGCACCAGATTGCCATCACCGGCTATGAA GGGGATCTGAGCGCTCTGGGTCGCTTGCTGATGCAGGGCTCGTTCAGCGTGTGGATCAGCCACAAGAAAGGTCCCACGCGCATGAAGGAGCTGGCCCGCTTCAAGCCCATGCAGCGGCACCTGTTCCTGCACGAGCGCGCGCTGCTCTTCTGCAAGCGGCGTGAGGAGCACGGCGAGGGGGCCGACAAGACGCCCTCCTACAGCTTCAAGCACTGTCTCAAG ATGAGTGCAGTCGGCATTACAGAGAATGTCAAGGGAGACGTGAAGAAGTTTGAGATCTGGTACAGTGGCAGGGAAGAAGTCTACCTGGTGCAG GCACCAACAGTAGAAGTTAAGCTAGCTTGGCTGAACGAGATCCGCAGAATTCTCACCAACCAGCAGAAGATTCTCAGAG ATGAACTGTCCCTCACCCACCCAACACCGGAACACATCCAGTTATCCCCACCCCTGTCTGAGag CAAGCAGCAGCGGACCTCGGTGAGCTCAGAGGATACGGAGTCCGGCCGCAGTAGCCCCGACCCGCTCAGCTTGTCCCCACAGCATCGCCGCAACAGACGCA gctggcCTGGAGCTCACCACTCAGTGGATATCTGTGAGGGTCTGGACGACTGGAATGGAGGCCACAGTCCTTTCCCACTGTCTGACACTGAGGAGGAGGACATTGTCCACCTG ACTCCAGGCAGGTACAGGAGCCGGGCGGACTGTCCTAGAGACGGGCCCCAGGACCTCCTCATCAGATGTGGGGACATCGTCCAGCTGCAGCGGGAGGAGAGTGAGGGCGTGTGGTCAGTAGCTGCTAATCATACTGCTCCCATATCCAGAATAAGTACATATTCAAAGGCAATGTCACcaag GATGGTGAAGAACTTGAGTCGCCGGCAGGAGGGCCACCTCCAGGCCTCCACCCTGCAGCACATCCTGGCAGACAGCAGCAGAGGACACTCCACCCGACTGGGGG
- the mcf2a gene encoding proto-oncogene DBL isoform X3 — protein sequence MESYYSLLQAGSELENTLQQVSVPLSMKEVGGYIEKQVAYLSGGRGEDSSVIITLPECSDFSDIPEEALAKVLTYLTLIPRARQPGVKFIIILDRRLDTWGSIKTALGRIAASFPGNLHLVLVLRPTSFFQRTVTDLGFRFSQEDFMLKMPVVMLSSVTDLLRYINENQLTSEFGGTLDYCHSDWIVLRTAIESFAVMVKDIAQMLQAFGTELAETELPEEGNAIEFLLLSHTEKYRRLKDAIRSVMREGRLLLSSLEASGRDEGSLVHWDIPQDWETVQRLLAQLRDMELAFDGFFDKHHLKLQQYLQLLRYESSFHEMESSLEKLSALERDVGSAGETLAQTAQAIRDLDSLQTKAQEEMGKAQLLILHGHQLAANHHYAMALILQRCNELRHRCDTLDTVLRTKRDALTHIQTLLHRLEEAQRWCDDGAYLLANQQVDRFQSKEGAQAALRDIEKFQEGAPALLSTGSDVLFMEYEAVLTSALQAHIGKTFEKQAAVQGMIDSRLACLRKLADKHVRPIQLVAPRPEHQPRSKSPIFSPKHDLKFTFDLSLPGKRGSRKSPNSRKIEVMHDYQENRNYLSYSVDGEDSPDVLKRHVMREIIETERVYVEELLSVLLGYRAEMDNPSMSTLLPPSLRNKRDILFGNMPEIYNFHSRVFLQDLESCLETPEAVGACFLERKENFQECQRKLEHKLGLDSYLLKPVQRLTKYQLLLKELLKYSAGSERTSELQGALSAMLDLLKSVNDSMHQIAITGYEGDLSALGRLLMQGSFSVWISHKKGPTRMKELARFKPMQRHLFLHERALLFCKRREEHGEGADKTPSYSFKHCLKMSAVGITENVKGDVKKFEIWYSGREEVYLVQAPTVEVKLAWLNEIRRILTNQQKILRDELSLTHPTPEHIQLSPPLSESKQQRTSVSSEDTESGRSSPDPLSLSPQHRRNRRSWPGAHHSVDICEGLDDWNGGHSPFPLSDTEEEDIVHLTPGRYRSRADCPRDGPQDLLIRCGDIVQLQREESEGVWSVAANHTAPISRISTYSKAMSPRMVKNLSRRQEGHLQASTLQHILADSSRGHSTRLGEPGNLKARKLSSP from the exons AGGTTTCTGTCCCTTTGAGCATGAAAGAAGTGGGTGGCTACATTGAGAAGCAAGTGGCTTATTTATCAG GGGGTCGCGGCGAAGACTCCAGTGTCATCATCACACTCCCAGAATGCTCTGATTTCAGTGATATTCCCGAAGAGGCTCTGGCTAAAGTCCTCACATACCTCACCCTAAttccaag AGCACGGCAACCTGGGGTTAAATTTATCATCATATTAGATAGAAGATTGGATACATGGGGCTCGATCAAAACAGCACTTGGACGGATTGCG GCCTCCTTCCCTGGGAACCTGCACCTCGTTCTGGTCCTGCGACCCACCAGCTTCTTCCAGCGGACAGTGACGGACCTTGGCTTCCGCTTCAGCCAGGAGGACTTCATGCTCAAAATGCCC GTCGTGATGCTCAGCTCGGTCACAGACTTGCTGCGCTACATCAATGAGAACCAGCTGACCTCTGAATTCGGGGGAACCCTGGACTACTGCCACAGTGACTGGATTGTCCTGCGAACG gccataGAGAGCTTTGCTGTGATGGTGAAGGACATTGCTCAGATGCTGCAGGCGTTTGGCACAGAGCTGGCGGAGACAGAGCTGCCAGAGGAAGGCAACGCCATCGAGTTCCTGCTGCTGTCGCACACCGAGAAATACCGAAGACTCAAG GACGCCATCAGGTCAGTGATGCGGGAGGGCAGACTCCTGCTGTCCAGCCTGGAGGCCTCTGGGAGAGATGAGGGCTCCCTGGTGCACTGGGACATCCCTCAGGACTGGGAGACAGTGCAGAG GCTGCTTGCCCAACTCAGAGACATGGAACTGGCCTTTGATGGCTTCTTCGACAAACATCACCTGAAGTTGCAGCAGTACCTGCAGCTGCTGAGATACGAGAGCAGCTTCCACGAG ATGGAAAGCTCACTGGAGAAGCTCTCTGCTCTTGAGAGAGACGTGGGCAGTGCAGGAGAAACCCTGGCCCAGACGGCGCAGGCCATCCGAGACCTGGACAGTCTACAAACCAAAGCACAG GAGGAGATGGGCAAAGCTCAGCTGCTCATTCTGCACGGGCACCAGCTGGCTGCCAACCACCACTATGCCATGGCCCTGATCCTGCAGCGCTGCAACGAGCTGCGCCACCGCTGCGACACGCTGGACACCGTGCTCAGGACCAAGAGGgacgcgctcacacacatacagaccctACTGCACAGACTAGAGGAG gcccagCGCTGGTGTGATGACGGAGCATATCTGCTGGCCAATCAGCAGGTGGATAGGTTCCAGTCTAAGGAGGGGGCTCAAGCTGCACTGCGAGACATTGAGAAGTTCCAGGAGGGGGCGCCAGCGCTCCTCTCCACAGGCTCAGATGTCCTCTTCATGGAATATGAGGCTGTGCTAACCTCAGCACTCCAG GCTCACATCGGGAAGACCTTTGAGAAGCAGGCGGCCGTGCAGgggatgattgacagccggCTGGCCTGCCTGAGGAAGCTGGCCGACAAGCACGTGCGGCCCATCCAGCTGGTAGCCCCCCGGCCAGAGCACCAACCCCGCTCCAAATCGCCCATCTTCTCCCCCAAACATG ACTTGAAGTTCACCTTTGACCTCTCTCTGCCTGGGAAGAGGGGATCCAGGAAGAGCCCCAACTCACGGAAG ATCGAGGTGATGCATGATTACCAGGAGAACCGCAATTATCTGTCCTACAGTGTTGATGGGGAGGACAGCCCAGACGTTTTGAAGAG ACACGTGATGCGGGAGATTATTGAAACTGAGCGGGTCTATGTGGAGGAGCTACTGTCTGTACTGCTG GGCTACAGAGCAGAGATGGACAACCCCTCCATGTCCACCCTTCTGCCCCCCAGCCTACGCAACAAGAGGGACATTCTGTTTGGAAACATGCCAGAAATCTACAACTTCCACAGCAG GGTCTTCCTGCAGGACCTGGAGAGCTGTCTGGAGACTCCGGAGGCAGTGGGAGCCTGCTTCCTGGAGCGG AAAGAGAACTTCCAG GAGTGTCAGAGAAAACTGGAGCACAAACTGGGCCTGGACTCCTACCTGTTGAAACCGGTCCAGCGCCTTACCAAGTACCAGCTCCTACTCAAG GAACTGCTGAAGTATAGTGCTGGTTCAGAGCGGACATCTGAACTGCAGGGGGCGCTGTCTGCCATGCTGGACCTCTTAAAGTCTGTCAATGACTCCATGCACCAGATTGCCATCACCGGCTATGAA GGGGATCTGAGCGCTCTGGGTCGCTTGCTGATGCAGGGCTCGTTCAGCGTGTGGATCAGCCACAAGAAAGGTCCCACGCGCATGAAGGAGCTGGCCCGCTTCAAGCCCATGCAGCGGCACCTGTTCCTGCACGAGCGCGCGCTGCTCTTCTGCAAGCGGCGTGAGGAGCACGGCGAGGGGGCCGACAAGACGCCCTCCTACAGCTTCAAGCACTGTCTCAAG ATGAGTGCAGTCGGCATTACAGAGAATGTCAAGGGAGACGTGAAGAAGTTTGAGATCTGGTACAGTGGCAGGGAAGAAGTCTACCTGGTGCAG GCACCAACAGTAGAAGTTAAGCTAGCTTGGCTGAACGAGATCCGCAGAATTCTCACCAACCAGCAGAAGATTCTCAGAG ATGAACTGTCCCTCACCCACCCAACACCGGAACACATCCAGTTATCCCCACCCCTGTCTGAGag CAAGCAGCAGCGGACCTCGGTGAGCTCAGAGGATACGGAGTCCGGCCGCAGTAGCCCCGACCCGCTCAGCTTGTCCCCACAGCATCGCCGCAACAGACGCA gctggcCTGGAGCTCACCACTCAGTGGATATCTGTGAGGGTCTGGACGACTGGAATGGAGGCCACAGTCCTTTCCCACTGTCTGACACTGAGGAGGAGGACATTGTCCACCTG ACTCCAGGCAGGTACAGGAGCCGGGCGGACTGTCCTAGAGACGGGCCCCAGGACCTCCTCATCAGATGTGGGGACATCGTCCAGCTGCAGCGGGAGGAGAGTGAGGGCGTGTGGTCAGTAGCTGCTAATCATACTGCTCCCATATCCAGAATAAGTACATATTCAAAGGCAATGTCACcaag GATGGTGAAGAACTTGAGTCGCCGGCAGGAGGGCCACCTCCAGGCCTCCACCCTGCAGCACATCCTGGCAGACAGCAGCAGAGGACACTCCACCCGACTGGGGG
- the mcf2a gene encoding proto-oncogene DBL isoform X2 — translation MESYYSLLQAGSELENTLQQVSVPLSMKEVGGYIEKQVAYLSGGRGEDSSVIITLPECSDFSDIPEEALAKVLTYLTLIPRARQPGVKFIIILDRRLDTWGSIKTALGRIAASFPGNLHLVLVLRPTSFFQRTVTDLGFRFSQEDFMLKMPVVMLSSVTDLLRYINENQLTSEFGGTLDYCHSDWIVLRTAIESFAVMVKDIAQMLQAFGTELAETELPEEGNAIEFLLLSHTEKYRRLKDAIRSVMREGRLLLSSLEASGRDEGSLVHWDIPQDWETVQRLLAQLRDMELAFDGFFDKHHLKLQQYLQLLRYESSFHEMESSLEKLSALERDVGSAGETLAQTAQAIRDLDSLQTKAQEEMGKAQLLILHGHQLAANHHYAMALILQRCNELRHRCDTLDTVLRTKRDALTHIQTLLHRLEEAQRWCDDGAYLLANQQVDRFQSKEGAQAALRDIEKFQEGAPALLSTGSDVLFMEYEAVLTSALQAHIGKTFEKQAAVQGMIDSRLACLRKLADKHVRPIQLVAPRPEHQPRSKSPIFSPKHDLKFTFDLSLPGKRGSRKSPNSRKIEVMHDYQENRNYLSYSVDGEDSPDVLKRHVMREIIETERVYVEELLSVLLGYRAEMDNPSMSTLLPPSLRNKRDILFGNMPEIYNFHSRVFLQDLESCLETPEAVGACFLERKENFQVYERYCQNKPRSESLWRQYSDCAFFQECQRKLEHKLGLDSYLLKPVQRLTKYQLLLKELLKYSAGSERTSELQGALSAMLDLLKSVNDSMHQIAITGYEGDLSALGRLLMQGSFSVWISHKKGPTRMKELARFKPMQRHLFLHERALLFCKRREEHGEGADKTPSYSFKHCLKMSAVGITENVKGDVKKFEIWYSGREEVYLVQAPTVEVKLAWLNEIRRILTNQQKILRDELSLTHPTPEHIQLSPPLSESKQQRTSVSSEDTESGRSSPDPLSLSPQHRRNRRSWPGAHHSVDICEGLDDWNGGHSPFPLSDTEEEDIVHLTPGRYRSRADCPRDGPQDLLIRCGDIVQLQREESEGVWMVKNLSRRQEGHLQASTLQHILADSSRGHSTRLGEPGNLKARKLSSP, via the exons AGGTTTCTGTCCCTTTGAGCATGAAAGAAGTGGGTGGCTACATTGAGAAGCAAGTGGCTTATTTATCAG GGGGTCGCGGCGAAGACTCCAGTGTCATCATCACACTCCCAGAATGCTCTGATTTCAGTGATATTCCCGAAGAGGCTCTGGCTAAAGTCCTCACATACCTCACCCTAAttccaag AGCACGGCAACCTGGGGTTAAATTTATCATCATATTAGATAGAAGATTGGATACATGGGGCTCGATCAAAACAGCACTTGGACGGATTGCG GCCTCCTTCCCTGGGAACCTGCACCTCGTTCTGGTCCTGCGACCCACCAGCTTCTTCCAGCGGACAGTGACGGACCTTGGCTTCCGCTTCAGCCAGGAGGACTTCATGCTCAAAATGCCC GTCGTGATGCTCAGCTCGGTCACAGACTTGCTGCGCTACATCAATGAGAACCAGCTGACCTCTGAATTCGGGGGAACCCTGGACTACTGCCACAGTGACTGGATTGTCCTGCGAACG gccataGAGAGCTTTGCTGTGATGGTGAAGGACATTGCTCAGATGCTGCAGGCGTTTGGCACAGAGCTGGCGGAGACAGAGCTGCCAGAGGAAGGCAACGCCATCGAGTTCCTGCTGCTGTCGCACACCGAGAAATACCGAAGACTCAAG GACGCCATCAGGTCAGTGATGCGGGAGGGCAGACTCCTGCTGTCCAGCCTGGAGGCCTCTGGGAGAGATGAGGGCTCCCTGGTGCACTGGGACATCCCTCAGGACTGGGAGACAGTGCAGAG GCTGCTTGCCCAACTCAGAGACATGGAACTGGCCTTTGATGGCTTCTTCGACAAACATCACCTGAAGTTGCAGCAGTACCTGCAGCTGCTGAGATACGAGAGCAGCTTCCACGAG ATGGAAAGCTCACTGGAGAAGCTCTCTGCTCTTGAGAGAGACGTGGGCAGTGCAGGAGAAACCCTGGCCCAGACGGCGCAGGCCATCCGAGACCTGGACAGTCTACAAACCAAAGCACAG GAGGAGATGGGCAAAGCTCAGCTGCTCATTCTGCACGGGCACCAGCTGGCTGCCAACCACCACTATGCCATGGCCCTGATCCTGCAGCGCTGCAACGAGCTGCGCCACCGCTGCGACACGCTGGACACCGTGCTCAGGACCAAGAGGgacgcgctcacacacatacagaccctACTGCACAGACTAGAGGAG gcccagCGCTGGTGTGATGACGGAGCATATCTGCTGGCCAATCAGCAGGTGGATAGGTTCCAGTCTAAGGAGGGGGCTCAAGCTGCACTGCGAGACATTGAGAAGTTCCAGGAGGGGGCGCCAGCGCTCCTCTCCACAGGCTCAGATGTCCTCTTCATGGAATATGAGGCTGTGCTAACCTCAGCACTCCAG GCTCACATCGGGAAGACCTTTGAGAAGCAGGCGGCCGTGCAGgggatgattgacagccggCTGGCCTGCCTGAGGAAGCTGGCCGACAAGCACGTGCGGCCCATCCAGCTGGTAGCCCCCCGGCCAGAGCACCAACCCCGCTCCAAATCGCCCATCTTCTCCCCCAAACATG ACTTGAAGTTCACCTTTGACCTCTCTCTGCCTGGGAAGAGGGGATCCAGGAAGAGCCCCAACTCACGGAAG ATCGAGGTGATGCATGATTACCAGGAGAACCGCAATTATCTGTCCTACAGTGTTGATGGGGAGGACAGCCCAGACGTTTTGAAGAG ACACGTGATGCGGGAGATTATTGAAACTGAGCGGGTCTATGTGGAGGAGCTACTGTCTGTACTGCTG GGCTACAGAGCAGAGATGGACAACCCCTCCATGTCCACCCTTCTGCCCCCCAGCCTACGCAACAAGAGGGACATTCTGTTTGGAAACATGCCAGAAATCTACAACTTCCACAGCAG GGTCTTCCTGCAGGACCTGGAGAGCTGTCTGGAGACTCCGGAGGCAGTGGGAGCCTGCTTCCTGGAGCGG AAAGAGAACTTCCAGGTATATGAGCGCTACTGTCAGAACAAGCCTCGGTCAGAGTCCCTATGGAGACAGTATTCTGACTGTGCCTTCTTTCAG GAGTGTCAGAGAAAACTGGAGCACAAACTGGGCCTGGACTCCTACCTGTTGAAACCGGTCCAGCGCCTTACCAAGTACCAGCTCCTACTCAAG GAACTGCTGAAGTATAGTGCTGGTTCAGAGCGGACATCTGAACTGCAGGGGGCGCTGTCTGCCATGCTGGACCTCTTAAAGTCTGTCAATGACTCCATGCACCAGATTGCCATCACCGGCTATGAA GGGGATCTGAGCGCTCTGGGTCGCTTGCTGATGCAGGGCTCGTTCAGCGTGTGGATCAGCCACAAGAAAGGTCCCACGCGCATGAAGGAGCTGGCCCGCTTCAAGCCCATGCAGCGGCACCTGTTCCTGCACGAGCGCGCGCTGCTCTTCTGCAAGCGGCGTGAGGAGCACGGCGAGGGGGCCGACAAGACGCCCTCCTACAGCTTCAAGCACTGTCTCAAG ATGAGTGCAGTCGGCATTACAGAGAATGTCAAGGGAGACGTGAAGAAGTTTGAGATCTGGTACAGTGGCAGGGAAGAAGTCTACCTGGTGCAG GCACCAACAGTAGAAGTTAAGCTAGCTTGGCTGAACGAGATCCGCAGAATTCTCACCAACCAGCAGAAGATTCTCAGAG ATGAACTGTCCCTCACCCACCCAACACCGGAACACATCCAGTTATCCCCACCCCTGTCTGAGag CAAGCAGCAGCGGACCTCGGTGAGCTCAGAGGATACGGAGTCCGGCCGCAGTAGCCCCGACCCGCTCAGCTTGTCCCCACAGCATCGCCGCAACAGACGCA gctggcCTGGAGCTCACCACTCAGTGGATATCTGTGAGGGTCTGGACGACTGGAATGGAGGCCACAGTCCTTTCCCACTGTCTGACACTGAGGAGGAGGACATTGTCCACCTG ACTCCAGGCAGGTACAGGAGCCGGGCGGACTGTCCTAGAGACGGGCCCCAGGACCTCCTCATCAGATGTGGGGACATCGTCCAGCTGCAGCGGGAGGAGAGTGAGGGCGTGTG GATGGTGAAGAACTTGAGTCGCCGGCAGGAGGGCCACCTCCAGGCCTCCACCCTGCAGCACATCCTGGCAGACAGCAGCAGAGGACACTCCACCCGACTGGGGG